The DNA window TTTTAATCTGGGTTAGACATTTTCCAGCATTTAAAagtggacttttttttaaaaatatatatacatacatggATGTAtgttatatataaaaaaaattagtAGAGGTTTTAAAACTAGTTGCAGAATTTGGCTCCACTTTTGTCTTTGTCTTAAGGCGGAAGCTCTTGGAGAATATAAAGCCTGTTGTTCAGAAGCTCAGGCTTATGCATAGAACTCAGTGGTTGGTGCTTTCTTGTAGATGGGTTTTTTGCTCAGGTCATAGCTGCCTTCATCCTTCTTCCTCATGCGGTAAACCAGCAGCAGGATGAGGAGGATGGCAAACAGGAGGCCAATAGTGCCACCAGCGATCATTGCTGCAAAAATAGAAATAAAGTTGGTCAGTGTAGCATTACAGAGTCAAATCCAACATGCCTTGTCTGAAGAGAACAAGCTTGCATTTACACGACACATTTTACCTTAGGGACATTCCAAAAGTGTTTGAACAACCAATGGAGTACTTGGTTTTGAAGAGTAGTTGTTGTTACAATCTAGGAGACGTGGCAgttgatttgtgcacagcaagatcccacaaaacagcTAGATAACtcagttttaggtgttggttgagggataaataaaatTGGCCTGGAGACCAAAGAACTCCAGTGCCCTCCTTCAAAATAGGGTCACAGGAACTCTCATCCAGCTTAGGGGGTAGCTGGAGTCTCCatttaacagctcatccaaaaagatagcacctgacagtgcagcattccttcagtactgcactcaagtcactggagtggtacttgaaccccCAATCTAACTCAAGAGGCAAGGGAATTGAACCAAGGTTGACAGCTAAAAAATcaaaaggttttgagcaagaacCCCCCCTCCAAATAATTAACTCAAGTTTGCTTGGTTTAAGTTGGCAAATAGCCTGCTGACAGCTACTGGAAAAAAGAACCCTATAGCTAATGGTGTAAAGTGGGTGTTGTGATGAAGTAAATGTTGACTTTCAAAAGCTCTTCTGAAGAGTTACCAAACTTGTCCAGGATCCAGTGTGACATGGGATGGAGGAGAATTGCTGGAAGTATGGTGCGTGTGCGGTTGTTTTAAAAAACAATAATAGTTTTATAGAATGAGATTGCCCAATAAAGGGACAATAGCTCCGCATTCCataaaggcactggagaagatTCAAAGATTCAGAAGGATGACAGCAGAATTGAAAGGTTATACCCTTTAGGAATGATCAAACAGGCTGCAGCAGTTTTCTCTAGAAACAAAAAAGGCTGAGGGTAACCTCATAGAGGTCTTCAGATTGCAAAAGCGTTCTAGGATAGACAAACATGCCATTCCCAGTTGCAGGCAAGACCAGAATTAAAGCTATAAAGGCAAGAATTACTATTCAATGCAATAGGAAATTCAGAGGAAACTTATTTATCCAGAGAGTAGTTAAAATGTGGAACTGGCCACCGTGTGGAGTAGTTGAGAATAGCAgaggtatttaaggggaagctcgataaacaCGAGGACGAGATgaagaggggtaggtggaggtttgTGTGGAAGAATACCAGcacagatcagttgggctgaatggcctattactGTGCTGTTAATTGTATGCAATAGGGTTTTGTAGGGAGGGCATAAATGGTCATCCGTACAGATCATTCCCCTATGTGGTGGCTGGTGGAGACATTTTGCACTGGACACTGAAGGAGTGTTGGACTTGTATACTGTACCTGCAAGCATCTCTGTGCTTTCAAAGACGCTGCTGTTGTTTTTGCTTGCCATGGCGATCCTGTTGCCGACGTCTTCCTGCAGTACGGTTTTGTCCGGCATATGCACCTCATTCTTTACAACAGGGGCCTCCACGTCAGTTAAATCCTCATCACTTTCACTAATTCGGTTGTCCATTTCATCATCCTAAGCAGAACAGTTCCATTGCATTTAGTCCTTTACTCATTTCCCCTCCTAAAATTTTCTGGCTTCAGTATTCTTAAAGTAAAGAAAGGTGCCTTCTTTGGCGTGATGGGTGCCAGCTCCAGGTCAGAATTTAAGTGACCTAGGCATGGGTCATTCAGTACTGCTTCCTCACCCAGCAGGCATCAGTGGAGGGCAACTaggacaacaaaaacaagaaatgctggaatcactcagcaggtctggcagcatctgtggaaagagaagcagagttaacgtttcgggtcagtgacccttcttcggaacagagttccgaaacgttaactctgcttctctttccacagatgctgccagacctgctgagtgattccagcatttcttgtttttgtttcagatttccagcatccgcagtattttgcttttatttgagggcAACTAGGAGTTGAGCTCAGGTAACACTGAGCAGTTTCTCCCACCCCCCCTTTCCCCACTTCTGGCATTGAGTTCAACAGTTGCCACCCCAGCTGAAAGCCTGGGTTAAATTTAGCACAGATGGCAAATTGAAGATAGGACCTTCTTGAGTGGTGTGGCTGAGCAACATAGTGGTGTCATTTACTCCCAGAGCTACTTTGAGCTGGAATGCAGAATACTGCAGCCAGCCCAAGTGTGCTCCAGTCAGACTGTTTTTGGTGCATATGCACTAACATTGTCTACCATAGCGTCAGCTCAATGCAACGACGCCATGGGAACAGTGCAAGGCAGTGCGATTAGCTTTGTTTAACTCTAGCACACAGCTACCAcagatgatgggccaaatggcctctgtgctgtaaccttctAGGGCTTTGGCTTTGCACAAGTTCCACAAAGTTAGCGAGGACCCTGTGAAGTTTACTCGTGCTTTGTAAAGTCAACTGTTCTCCCAACTCAGGACAGGTTGTTGACTGACCAATGTTCCCACTATTGGGTCCCCTTGACTTCATGTATCCTAAGCAACAGTATGAAAATCATACAACCCTAATGTAGGTTAGTAAAGAATGGAGCACATCTCACCTCATCATCGATTGgctctttaccctcatctgcaagtAAAGAAAAGAATTGTTAATTACATGCAGGCTACCTAGTCAAATTTGCAAAGTCTAGATGAGTAAAATGCTAGACTCAAAATTGTACATCTGAATGGTGTTATACATAAATCACTACTCTTTAGAAAGTAGATACCCTCTACAAAGTGCTTGAGATGTTTGTGCCATGAATGCTATTGTATGATCCAATTTGCGTCAGACCGTCTACAGTTTTGTAGCACACTCAGTGGTTTGTACTTCTCCAGCTCGCTTTGTGCCCCATGTCAGCTCAGGAGATGGTAGCACTCATCTCAGTCAAGACAGTTTTATCAGCTCCTACCATTCTAGAGGGAAGCACACATTTGGGCAttcactcctgtgcagtactgaaggagtgctgcaaatgTTGGAGGGAGGTGCAATCTTTTGCACGAGACTattagtggtcattggatagacatatggatgaaaatggaatagtgtaggtcagatggtttcacaggtcggcgcaacatcgagggctgaagggcctgtactgcgctgtaatgttctatgttctatactttAAACTGtcttccctctcaagtggatgtaaaagatgcatgacactattcaaagaagcacaggggagtcctggccaatatggATCCCTCAGTCATCATGATGTTGTGTGCAAGTTCACTGGTAACATATACTAcatcagagactacacttcaagagttctTCAATGGCTGCAAAGTGCTTCCAGTTGTTAAGATTGTAACaggctttatataaatgcaagactttccttTCATTGTGTTGCACTGCAGTCAAGAGTTAAGGCAAGAGAAGAGAGAGTGGTTGCAACTGAAAGTTATTTTAGAAATTGCATTGAGTGTTTTGTGATCATGTTAGAAAATATAATGGATGGATGAGACACAAATTTGGGCAGAGTGTAGTTAAAGTGTTATAGGAACTTTACTGAACACTGACTCCATCCCCCAGGCATGAAGAGAATTAAACTTGTACTTCAATGCCAGTGACACCAATCTCAGCTGAGCCTTTGTAGCTTTTCTGCTCAGATAGGTTGGAATTTCCACAATGTGACTGCTGATGCTTGAATGTAGTTGTAATGCGGGAGGCGGGTGTGGGAGATGTGGTGTTAACAGGTAGATGGAAGGAAAACCCCTGCAGTTATACAGAAATTACAGTAACTCAGGAAGTTGTGATCTCAGTTCAACAGTGAGCAGTGCATtctctcactgaaaccacttcctcctaCAGCTTGATCCAGACTGCCCCCACGAGAGCGCAGGGGAAATAAAGACACTAAAATCTTACAAACTTTCCGAATTCCAGCACTTCGACTGCAGGGCAAAAAAGCACCCCCAGCTAAGCCTCAAACTCATGTATATGATGTCCCTTCAGTCTGAAAGGGAAGGTAACGAGAGTCACCCACCCATTGAAATAATTGATCTGAGAGGAAACTAATTCCCAGTTATCATTTCAGATTCCCTCTGTTTTCAGGTTGACTTTTAAAATAAATCAGTTGCATGTAAAGACTGGAGTGATTCCATTCAGTCCAGTCCAGCCCATATTAGATTGACTCCAAAATAGCCTAGCAAGGACTCTGTTGTATTCAAGGTGACTGATCACCATTTTCAACagcaattgaggatgggcaattAGACTTGGtcgagcccacatcccatgaatgaatatattaaaaaaaaacacaagctcAACCCAACAGCTGTCTGGCCACGTGGGTGATGGCAAGCTCAGCCTTCAGCAAATGCAGATCCTCGGGTGAAGAGATTTCTGGACTTTTCTAAAGCGAATGGCTTGCTTGTTAAAAGAGGATTTCAGTTTTGATAGCTAGATGTACACCCCTTTGGTCAGAGCTTGAGCAGACTTGTGAAACAGCTTTTATAACTGAGAAATGGTTTGTAAATCATGTTCCCTCCGTCACCCATTAACTGGACAAGAAAAATATACACATCAGGAAGGGAACATCTACAAAAATGATTACAGAATACACAAGGAGGGAACTATATAAAAACAGTTTATACAACTGCGGTGGAAATTGCAAGGATTAGAAAGCTTAAAAATAGATTTCAGTGGTTAACAGATTAATTGTAGAATGAGGTTAAATATCAGCTTTGTTAGTGGGGATTGTGGGAGACTTGCTAGTTTCTGAAGCAGCAAGAGGTCAGAGATAATTTCATCTCAGCTTCATAGCTAGAGAAGAGTTGTTACAAACTGCATTCCTTATGTTGCATCATGCTATTGGGAGATTGTttcaaaggcaaatggaattttgattgCAAACAGCTACCCTTTCTGGACTCTGAAGTTAGCTAGCACCTTTACTCAAATAGGCTGGAAAA is part of the Heterodontus francisci isolate sHetFra1 chromosome 16, sHetFra1.hap1, whole genome shotgun sequence genome and encodes:
- the sdc4 gene encoding syndecan-4 translates to MLKITALVTLFLISLWGTSSAKTQRELLSKRNYLNDLEGSGFEGLSKLYPDYEEEDGSGLASGDSDEMDEGKEPIDDEDDEMDNRISESDEDLTDVEAPVVKNEVHMPDKTVLQEDVGNRIAMASKNNSSVFESTEMLAAMIAGGTIGLLFAILLILLLVYRMRKKDEGSYDLSKKPIYKKAPTTEFYA